In a single window of the Thunnus maccoyii chromosome 7, fThuMac1.1, whole genome shotgun sequence genome:
- the LOC121900820 gene encoding uncharacterized protein LOC121900820: protein MMKLILSLTLIWTLSSTAEAVDCWTGQGTDTKQQELLPCNSTELCATVAFQGYENGTVTQDTIRFCLSSSIFSEGQHTFSFNDGFGGVAASVHMCNTDRCNNQVIPYPAVQKKNNLQCFTCDDRFSAACNKTLQCVGVQDRCISGTVGDIDDEGGTFPVFGCVSANLCQVVPRLELLLDAKFLHAPKCCGSSFCNSLDSLLVSSTRTKRN from the exons ATGATGAAGCTGAtcctgtctctcactctcatcTGGACACTCTCCAGCACAG CTGAAGCTGTTGATTGTTGGACCGGTCAAGGGACTGACACAAAGCAACAGGAATTACTTCCATGTAACTCTACTGAGTTGTGTGCAACTGTTGCCTTTCAAG GATATGAAAATGGGACTGTCACTCAGGACACCATCAGGTTTTGTTTGTCATCCTCCATTTTCAGTGAAGGACagcacacattttcattcaatgATGGTTTTGGAGGTGTGGCTGCATCTGTTCATATGTGCAACACAGATCGCTGCAACAATCAAGTCATTCCTT ACCCTGCTgttcagaagaaaaacaacctgCAGTGTTTCACCTGTGATGATCGATTCTCTGCTGCGTGTAACAAGACATTACAGTGTGTGGGAGTGCAGGACCGCTGCATTAGTGGGACTG TGGGAGATATTGATGACGAGGGCGGAACATTTCCTGTCTTTGGATGTGTCTCTGCAAACCTCTGTCAAGTTGTTCCTCGCTTGGAGCTCCTCCTGGATGCTAAATTCCTTCATGCACCAAAATGTTGTGGAAGCAGCTTCTGTAACTCTTTGGACTCATTACTCGTATCATCTACTAGAACAAAGAGAAACTAA
- the LOC121900610 gene encoding LOW QUALITY PROTEIN: interferon-induced protein with tetratricopeptide repeats 3-like (The sequence of the model RefSeq protein was modified relative to this genomic sequence to represent the inferred CDS: substituted 1 base at 1 genomic stop codon), with protein MIGPERSEEWLRIVSAAQSQTTLEAKLGALQCHFTWDLYKLFHLRDTLEDIGTKEGTSWLGHIYNLQWYIHYQLSSTXDARCFFSRATEAFHHIRNTISDEGPWLVVNYGNLAWLHHHLGEEEKSQTYLSKVDALLNKYPTPSQDKLHLEILKKPWTPMKFNRDKKLLAADYFQRAIRMQPDVVEWHTSRVIALANAYKHYNKPLEEDILEKMKIAKEHDPENLYLVALYLQARKGRRIEDEVCELAKRVLRKPVSSYRCITPLLMLYRIYVSMDEAIDLVEEALERHPDERYLKWRAAV; from the exons TCAGTGCTGCTCAGAGTCAGACGACACTGGAAGCTAAACTGGGGGCCCTGCAGTGCCACTTCACCTGGGACCTGTACAAACTGTTCCATCTCAGGGACACGTTGGAGGACATCGGCACCAAGGAAGGGACCAGCTGGTTGGGTCACATTTACAACCTGCAGTGGTACATTCACTACCAGCTGAGCTCCACTTAAGACGCCCGGTGTTTCTTCAGCAGGGCCACAGAGGCCTTCCACCATATAAGAAACACCATCTCAGATGAAGGCccctggttggtggtgaactaCGGGAACCTGGCTTGGCTGCACCACCACctgggagaggaagaaaagagtcAGACTTACCTGTCAAAGGTCGACGCCCTGCTGAACAAATACCCAACTCCATCCCAGGACAAGCTCCATCTGGAGatct TGAAAAAGCCATGGACCCCGATGAAGTtcaacagagacaaaaaactgCTGGCTGCAGATTACTTCCAGAGAGCCATCAGGATGCAGCCAGATGTTGTGGAGTGGCACACCAGCCGCGTCATAGCGTTAGCGAATGCTTATAAGCACTACAACAAACCACTGGAAGAAGACAttttggagaaaatgaaaatcgCCAAAGAACACGATCCAGAGAACTTGTACCTTGTTGCTCTGTACCTTCAGGCaaggaaaggaagaagaatTGAAGATGAAGTATGTGAGTTGGCAAAAAGGGTGTTGAGAAAGCCTGTAAGCAGCTACAGATGTATAACACCATTACTAATGCTGTACAGAATCTATGTATCTATGGATGAGGCTATTGATTTGGTAGAGGAGGCCCTGGAAAGACATCCAGATGAACGTTATCTGAAGTGGCGTGCTGCAGTGTAA